The genome window CGCAACGAAGCCGAACACGGTCTCCTGCATCAGCAAGCCGTGAAATTCACCGTCGCCCCAGGGGCGGGCGAAGCGCTCGCCGTGCAGGGCGGCGACATCGCGGCAATCCTCGCGTTCCATGGCGATGATTTCGAATTCCGGCTTCAGCGTCAGATAGGCTTCCAGCATGGTCATACTCGTCGGGCGATCGCATACCCGGCCTGCGGCTTGGCATCGGGTCCGCGCAGATAAAGGGGCTTCGGCTTTCCGGCATCGGGGGAGGCGGCTGCACCGAGGCGCGCCACGACGGAGATCGGGAATTGGTTGGCATGATCGCCGCCGCCGTCGGCCTTCAGGAGCGGCGTCGCCGAACCGGTGATTTCGCCGTCGAAGCCGGCGGCATATGCCTGTGCTTCCGCAACGCTGACCGCCCGCGGCTCATCGAGCGGCGAACCGTCGGCTGAAAAGGATTGCAGATAGATCTCGTCCCGCTTGGCATCCATCGCCGCCAGCACTGCCCGCCCGGGCGTCTTGTCGCGCTGGGCTGATGCCATGACCTCGAGCGTGGTGACGCCGACGGCGGGCACATTGAGGGAAAGCGCAAAGCCGCGGGCTGCGGCAACGCCGACGCGGATACCGGTAAAGGAGCCGGGGCCGATGGTGACGGCAAGACGGTCGATATGAGAAAGGGCCAGTCCCGCTTGATCCAGCGCGCGGTCGACGATTCCGATCAGATGTTCAGCATGCCCCTTGCCGATCATGTCCGATGCCTCCCCCAGCACCGTATTCCTGCCGCTGTCATAAACGGCGGCAGCGCAATCCACACCTGCCGTGTCCAGCGCCAGAACGATCATGCCATCAATTTCCGAATAAACTATTGTCGCCTATCGATAAATCCGCCCAGCCGAACCTGCGATGAACGGCCGGATGGGTTCAAGATTTTTAAGCGGCAATCACTTCCTGCACTTCCGGAACGAAATGGCGCAGCAGGTTCTGGACGCCGTGCTTCAGCGTCGCCGTCGAAGACGGGCAGCCGGCGCAGGAACCCTTCATGTTCAGATAGACCTTGCCGTCCTTGAAGCCGCGGAAGGTGATGTCGCCGCCGTCTTGGGCAACGGCGGGGCGCACGCGGGTCTCCAGAAGTTCCTTGATGGTCAGCACGATCGATTCATCGCCTTCGTCGAAGAATTCGTCGCCGGCATCGGCGTCTTCGGAGAGGATGGAGGCATCGCCCATGACAGGCTTGCCGGACATGAAGTGCTCCATGATCGAGCCCAATATAGCCGGCTTAAGATGCTGCCATTCGGCATCGTCCTTGGAGACGGAAATGAAATCATAGCCGAAATAGACGCCGGTGACGCCCGGAATGTCGAACAGGCGGGCGGCGAGCGGCGAAGCCTCAGCCTCGTCGGCGCTGCGGAATTCGGCCGTGCCGTTTTCCATCACCACCTTGCCCGGCAGGAACTTCTGCGTGGCGGGGTTCGGCGTGGCTTCGGTCTGAATGAACATCTGGTTCTCCATGCGGCCGGCCCATAGCACGGCCGTCTTTAGAATTCTTCAAAAGAAGATAAGCTCATTGCCTGTTCTAATCAAGAGACTTGTACTCAAGAAAAGCTAGCAGAGAGCGTCGATTTCCTCGTTGGTCAGCGTATCAGGCAGCACCGTCACCGGGATCGGAAAGGCCGCTGCGCGGCCGGCAACCGACGAGACCAGCGGCCCTGGACCTTCTTTCGCCGAACCGGCGGCCAGAACCAGGATCGCCACATCGCGGTCTTCCTCGATCACGGTGTTGATCTGTTCGGCCGCACCGCCTTCGCGGATGACAATCTCGGGCTCGATGCCGATCGTCTCGCGCACGATCTGGGCGATCTTGGCAACGACCGCCTCGGCCTCCTCGCGCGCTTCCGCCCGCATGATCTCCTCGACGCCGAGCCATTGCTGGAAATCCCCGTCGGGGATGACGTAGAGCAGCACCAGCCCGCCATTGGAATTCTTTGCCCGCCGGCCGGCATAATGAACGGCGCGCTGGCATTCGGGTGTACCGTCGATCACCGCCATGAATTTGCGGCGATGACCTTCGAGCCGGGAGAGTCGCTTCGATACCATGACGCGGACTCTGACACCCGAAGCGGAAAATTTGCAAGCCCAGTTTTTTGGGCTGATGCCCCAAAGAAGGTCCTCTTCTCCCGCAGCGGGAAGAAGAGGAGATCTACCTCAATAGAGGAAGCCGATGACGTCGCGAACTTGGCTCATCGTCACCTCGGCGCGTGCCCTGGCGCGCTCGCCGCCCTTGCGCAGGATGGCGTCGATGTGGCTGGTATCATCCATCAGCCGGCGCATCTCGCCGGTGATCGGCGCCAGCACATGGATGGCGAGATCGACCAGCGCCGGCTTGAAGACAGAGAACTGCTGGCCGCCGAATTCGGCCAGCACGTCGGCCTTCGACGTGTCGGCGAGTGCGGCATAGATCGCCACCAGATTGTCGGCTTCCGGGCGGCCCTGCAGCCCGTCGATCTCGCTCGGCAAGCCGTCCGGATCGGTCTTTGCCTTGCGGATCTTCTTCGAGATCGCATCCTCGTCGTCCATCAGGTTGATGCGCGAGAGATCAGACGGGTCGGATTTCGACATTTTCTTGGTGCCGTCGCGCAGCGACATGACGCGCGGCGCCGGTCCGCCGATCAGCGGCTCAACCATCGGGAAATAGGCATGCACCGGCTCGTTGCCGACGGTGATGTCGATGCCGTAGTCGGTCCTGCCGATATGTTCGGCATAATCGAGGTTGAACTTCATCGCGATGTCACGAGCCAGTTCCAGATGCTGCTTCTGGTCTTCTCCAACCGGCACATGGGTGGCGCGATAGACGAGAATGTCGGCGGCCATCAGGCTCGGATAGGCGTAAAGCCCGAGCGAGGCCTGCTCACGGTCCTTGCCGGCCTTGTCTTTGAACTGCGTCATGCGGTTCATCCAGCCGATGCGGGCGACGCAGTTGAAGATCCAGGCGAGTTCGGCATGCTGCGGCACGGCCGACTGATTGAAGACGATATGTTTTTCCGGGTCGATGCCGGCGGCGATGAAGGCGGCGGCGATCGAGCGCGTCTGGCTCGGCATGTCCTCATGCACGAGCTGGGCGGTGAGCGCATGCATATCGACGACGCAGTAAATGCAGTCATTGCCTTCCTGCAGCGCCACGAAGCGGCGGATCGCGCCGAGATAATTGCCGAGATGCAGGTTGCCGGTCGGCTGCACGCCGGAGAATACGAGTTTCTTGAATTCGCTCATGTCGTCCTCAATAGGCTGGTGGAGGGCCCCAAGGCTTTTTTTGCCTATGTTGCTAACGCCGCGGCTTATGCACGGGCGACCGGTCGCAATCAAGAGGTTCACGCATCGGCGTGTTGGATCAGATCGAAGCTGTTACCGTAGGGATCGGCAAAGACGGCGACCGTGCCGTAAACCTCGTGGCGCGGCGCTTCCAAAAAGCGCACGCCGGCCGCCAGCATCGCGGCATGGTCGCGGGCGAAATCATCGGTCTTCAGAAAGAAGCCGACACGCCCGCCCGTCTGATTGCCGATCGCCGCCCGCTGCGCCGCATTTGCCGCCTGCGCCAACAGGAAGGCCGCTCCATCTCCGCCCCTGGGCCGCACCACCACCCAGCGCTTACCCTCCGGCTGGCGCTCGTCCTGCAGGCAATCGAAACCGAGGGCGTCGCAATAGAAGGCCTTGGCGCGGTCGTAGTCGTCGACCACGAGGGTGACGAGGAAAAGCGACTGGATCGTCATGTCTACCTCCCGACTGAGATGTTTATTCCATTTTGGATCGGCAGTTTCCGTTATTTTAAGCCAAATTGATCAAGTTGTTTACTCACAATTGAGTATAAAATTTCACAGAAAAGCTTTTTTTGAACTGAAAATCCTCCGCTTGGCGCCGGCACTGTTGGGGCGCCGGGATAGCCGATCGGAGCGACCATGCAGAACGCAGCTTTGTTGGCCATGGCGGGCCTTTTCGCCCTACAATCAGCAACGGGTGCCGTCG of Rhizobium sp. BT04 contains these proteins:
- the trpS gene encoding tryptophan--tRNA ligase, encoding MSEFKKLVFSGVQPTGNLHLGNYLGAIRRFVALQEGNDCIYCVVDMHALTAQLVHEDMPSQTRSIAAAFIAAGIDPEKHIVFNQSAVPQHAELAWIFNCVARIGWMNRMTQFKDKAGKDREQASLGLYAYPSLMAADILVYRATHVPVGEDQKQHLELARDIAMKFNLDYAEHIGRTDYGIDITVGNEPVHAYFPMVEPLIGGPAPRVMSLRDGTKKMSKSDPSDLSRINLMDDEDAISKKIRKAKTDPDGLPSEIDGLQGRPEADNLVAIYAALADTSKADVLAEFGGQQFSVFKPALVDLAIHVLAPITGEMRRLMDDTSHIDAILRKGGERARARAEVTMSQVRDVIGFLY
- a CDS encoding NifU family protein → MFIQTEATPNPATQKFLPGKVVMENGTAEFRSADEAEASPLAARLFDIPGVTGVYFGYDFISVSKDDAEWQHLKPAILGSIMEHFMSGKPVMGDASILSEDADAGDEFFDEGDESIVLTIKELLETRVRPAVAQDGGDITFRGFKDGKVYLNMKGSCAGCPSSTATLKHGVQNLLRHFVPEVQEVIAA
- a CDS encoding universal stress protein; the encoded protein is MVSKRLSRLEGHRRKFMAVIDGTPECQRAVHYAGRRAKNSNGGLVLLYVIPDGDFQQWLGVEEIMRAEAREEAEAVVAKIAQIVRETIGIEPEIVIREGGAAEQINTVIEEDRDVAILVLAAGSAKEGPGPLVSSVAGRAAAFPIPVTVLPDTLTNEEIDALC
- a CDS encoding VOC family protein; its protein translation is MTIQSLFLVTLVVDDYDRAKAFYCDALGFDCLQDERQPEGKRWVVVRPRGGDGAAFLLAQAANAAQRAAIGNQTGGRVGFFLKTDDFARDHAAMLAAGVRFLEAPRHEVYGTVAVFADPYGNSFDLIQHADA
- the tsaB gene encoding tRNA (adenosine(37)-N6)-threonylcarbamoyltransferase complex dimerization subunit type 1 TsaB translates to MIVLALDTAGVDCAAAVYDSGRNTVLGEASDMIGKGHAEHLIGIVDRALDQAGLALSHIDRLAVTIGPGSFTGIRVGVAAARGFALSLNVPAVGVTTLEVMASAQRDKTPGRAVLAAMDAKRDEIYLQSFSADGSPLDEPRAVSVAEAQAYAAGFDGEITGSATPLLKADGGGDHANQFPISVVARLGAAASPDAGKPKPLYLRGPDAKPQAGYAIARRV